One Phocaeicola dorei genomic region harbors:
- the rpsU gene encoding 30S ribosomal protein S21 has translation MIVVPVKEGENIEKALKKFKRKFEKTGVVKELRARQQFDKPSVLNRLKRERAIYVQKLQQVEE, from the coding sequence ATGATTGTAGTACCAGTAAAAGAAGGCGAAAACATTGAAAAAGCGCTGAAGAAGTTCAAAAGAAAATTTGAGAAAACAGGTGTTGTAAAAGAACTAAGAGCTAGACAGCAGTTTGACAAGCCGTCTGTATTGAACAGGCTGAAAAGAGAACGTGCTATCTATGTTCAGAAACTTCAGCAAGTAGAAGAATAA
- a CDS encoding aminopeptidase P family protein: MKSEIINRIVSLRNFMRKHKLSAFIIPSTDPHSGEYIPKHWEARKWISGFTGSAGTVVVTLDKAGLWTDSRYFLQATAQLENTGITLFKERLPETPSIVEWLGCVLNSEDNVGIDGWVNSYQETSNLQKELEKKQIHLTLTPDPFNELWTDRPALPDNKVFIHELKYAGLSCKDKITQIQEATRRNSCTGILISALDEVAWTLNLRGSDVHCNPVFVSYLLITEYSSTLYIIENKLSDEVKDYLAENGVTVKPYSTIEKDLKDFTGKLLLSASINAAIHAAACTHSLIEIAPSPVLFLKAVKNETEIEGFHRAMKRDGIAMVKFLRWLKTAVSTGNETEISIDKKLYEFRAGQDYFNGISFDTIAGYKDHGAIVHYEASPETDIPLKPEGMLLLDSGAQYLDGTTDITRTIVLGALTKEEKTDYTLVLKGFIQLSMAQFPHGTCGTQLDALARLPMWKAGINYLHGTGHGVGCFLNVHEGPHQFRMNHMPALLVPGMTVTNEPGIYKAGRHGVRTENTMLIVPSQETEFGTYYKFEPLTLCPIDKEAILTDMLSDEEITWFNQYHEKVYNCLSPELNNEEREWLKEVTSPLKR, translated from the coding sequence ATGAAATCGGAAATTATAAATAGAATAGTTAGTCTGCGCAATTTCATGCGTAAACACAAGCTTTCAGCCTTTATTATCCCCAGTACGGACCCCCACTCGGGAGAGTATATCCCCAAACATTGGGAAGCACGTAAATGGATATCAGGTTTCACAGGTTCGGCAGGTACAGTTGTCGTAACGCTGGATAAAGCCGGACTTTGGACAGATTCACGCTATTTTCTTCAAGCGACCGCACAATTGGAAAACACAGGCATTACTTTATTCAAAGAACGATTACCGGAAACTCCTTCCATTGTAGAGTGGTTGGGCTGTGTATTGAATTCAGAAGATAATGTGGGTATAGACGGTTGGGTTAACAGCTATCAAGAAACAAGCAACTTACAGAAAGAATTAGAAAAAAAACAGATACACTTAACCCTTACTCCCGATCCATTCAATGAATTATGGACAGACCGGCCTGCATTGCCCGACAACAAAGTTTTTATACATGAATTGAAATATGCCGGTCTCAGTTGCAAGGATAAAATCACTCAAATACAAGAAGCCACCCGTCGTAACAGTTGCACAGGCATTCTAATTTCTGCACTGGATGAAGTGGCATGGACTCTAAACTTGCGGGGAAGTGACGTACACTGCAATCCGGTTTTTGTGAGTTACCTTCTCATCACGGAATATAGTTCCACCTTATATATAATAGAGAATAAACTGTCAGATGAAGTAAAAGACTATCTAGCAGAAAACGGAGTTACAGTGAAACCTTATTCAACAATTGAAAAAGATTTAAAAGATTTTACCGGCAAACTCCTGTTGTCAGCTAGTATCAATGCAGCCATTCATGCAGCAGCCTGCACCCATTCTTTAATAGAAATAGCTCCTTCACCTGTACTTTTTTTAAAAGCGGTAAAGAATGAGACGGAAATAGAAGGCTTCCATCGCGCTATGAAACGCGACGGAATAGCCATGGTTAAATTTCTCCGCTGGCTGAAAACAGCTGTTTCTACTGGAAATGAAACTGAAATAAGTATAGATAAGAAATTATACGAATTCCGTGCCGGACAAGACTACTTCAATGGTATCAGTTTTGACACCATTGCCGGATATAAAGATCATGGCGCTATTGTTCACTATGAAGCAAGCCCCGAAACCGATATCCCCTTAAAACCTGAAGGTATGCTGCTGCTGGACAGTGGAGCACAATATTTGGACGGAACAACTGATATTACCCGTACCATCGTTTTAGGAGCGCTCACGAAAGAAGAAAAAACGGATTACACATTAGTCTTAAAAGGATTTATCCAACTCTCAATGGCTCAATTTCCACATGGAACTTGCGGAACACAACTAGATGCGCTGGCCCGCCTCCCTATGTGGAAAGCCGGAATCAACTACCTGCATGGAACAGGCCACGGTGTAGGTTGTTTCCTGAATGTACACGAAGGTCCTCACCAATTCCGCATGAACCACATGCCAGCCTTACTTGTTCCAGGCATGACAGTAACCAACGAGCCCGGTATATATAAAGCCGGCCGTCATGGAGTACGTACGGAAAATACCATGTTAATTGTTCCGTCACAAGAGACAGAATTCGGTACTTACTATAAATTCGAACCACTTACCCTCTGCCCTATTGACAAAGAAGCCATCCTAACAGATATGCTGAGCGATGAAGAAATAACATGGTTCAACCAATATCATGAAAAAGTTTACAATTGTTTGAGCCCGGAATTGAACAACGAGGAACGCGAGTGGTTAAAAGAAGTAACATCTCCTTTAAAACGGTAG
- a CDS encoding gamma carbonic anhydrase family protein, protein MALIKSVRGFTPKIGENCYLADNATIIGDVVIGKDCSIWFNAVLRGDVNAIRIGNRVNIQDGSVVHTLYQKSVVEIGNDVSVGHNVTIHGATIKDGALIGMGSTVLDHAVIGEGAIVAAGALVLSNTVIEPGSLWAGVPAKFVKKIPEAQSKELNQKIANGYLMYASWFKEEEK, encoded by the coding sequence ATGGCACTTATAAAATCAGTAAGAGGATTCACTCCAAAAATCGGCGAAAACTGTTATTTAGCCGATAATGCCACTATTATTGGTGATGTTGTAATCGGAAAAGATTGCAGCATTTGGTTTAACGCCGTATTACGCGGCGATGTTAATGCTATCCGCATAGGCAACCGCGTAAATATCCAGGATGGCAGTGTAGTACACACACTATATCAAAAATCAGTTGTAGAAATCGGGAATGATGTTTCTGTAGGACATAATGTAACCATACATGGCGCGACTATAAAAGACGGCGCTCTGATTGGAATGGGCTCTACCGTACTAGACCACGCTGTCATAGGTGAAGGAGCTATTGTAGCTGCTGGAGCACTAGTACTCAGTAACACCGTCATCGAACCTGGAAGCCTATGGGCAGGAGTTCCAGCCAAATTCGTCAAAAAAATTCCCGAGGCACAGAGCAAAGAGCTCAATCAGAAAATTGCCAATGGATATTTAATGTATGCTTCCTGGTTTAAGGAGGAAGAAAAATAA